A part of Desulfobacter sp. genomic DNA contains:
- a CDS encoding EamA family transporter, protein MNYLYIFGTILFTVYGQLILKWRIARYGSLPQDFIEKIIFLLKLLIDPFILSGFLSAFVASLFWMASMTKFDLSYAYPFMSASFVLVFVLSLVLFKEPFSVYKLVGLGFIVSGIIISSRAL, encoded by the coding sequence ATGAATTATTTATATATTTTTGGAACAATACTATTTACTGTTTATGGACAATTAATTTTAAAATGGCGGATCGCAAGATATGGGAGTTTGCCTCAAGATTTTATTGAAAAAATAATATTTCTGTTAAAATTATTAATAGATCCTTTTATTTTATCCGGTTTTTTATCCGCATTTGTTGCATCCCTCTTCTGGATGGCGTCAATGACCAAGTTTGATTTAAGTTACGCCTACCCTTTTATGAGCGCCTCTTTTGTCCTGGTATTTGTTCTCTCATTAGTATTGTTCAAAGAACCATTTTCAGTGTATAAACTGGTTGGTTTAGGATTCATTGTATCCGGTATTATTATTTCAAGTAGAGCTCTGTAA